In the genome of Gemmatimonadota bacterium, the window GGTGACGCCCCGGAAGCGCCTCCGGAACCGTGCCGGTGACGCCCCGGAACCGGGAAATAAACCTTGACACCTCCGCGCGGCCGCTTGCACTTTGGAGGCTGGATTAACGGCATTCCCGCTCACTTTGCGAACCGGCGGCCTTGCTCGGCCTCGCCTGGCCTTATCGGGTCTCAACCGGCCTTGCCTGGACCAGTCTGGCTTTGTCTGGCTTTGCCCGGATTCGCCAAGGCTACATCCGACCTCGTCCGGACTCGTCCTGACTAGCCCGGATCGGCCCGAATTCGCTCTGCATAGCCGTCGCGGCGCATCAGAAAACCCGATCCTATGTTCCGATACATCGTATACCGCATCGTAGGCCTGGTCGGCGTGCTGTTCCTGGTCACGGTCATCACCTTCAGCCTGATGCACGCGGTACCGGGCGGCCCCTTCGACGAAGAGAAGATGCCCCTGTCGGCCGAGGCCAAGGCGAATATCCTGCGCAAGTACGGACTGGACCGCCCCCTCTACGAGCAGTACGGGCGGTATATGTGGAACGCGCTGCAATTCGATTTCGGCATCCCCTTCCAGAGTCCCGGCGAGACGGTGACGGACCTGATCGCGCGGACCTGGCCCATCAGCATGCAACTGGGCGGCATGGGCCTGGCTGTGGCCTTTTCCTTCGGCATCCTCCTGGGCATCCTGTCCGCCATACGCCAGAACACCTGGGTGGACTACGGGACCACGGTCATCGCCACCCTGGGGATCACTGTGCCCAGTTTTGCCATATCCATACTGTTCATCGTCCTCTTCGCGACCATCTGGAGGGTCCTGCCCACGGGCGGATGGGGCGGGCCGGAGACCTGGATCATGCCGGTGATCGTATACGCGCTGGGTCCCATGGCCATCGTCGCACGGTACACCCGTTCGAGCATCCTCGAGAACCTCCGCATGGACTACGTGCGCACGGCGCGGGCAAAGGGACTGAAGGAGCGCAGCGTCCTGTTCATCCACGTGCTGAAGAACTCCCTGATCCCGCTGCTCACCATCATGGGACCCATGCTGCCCGGAGTGATGACCGGATCGCTCTTCGTCGAAGGCATCTTCCGCATCCCGGGCCTGGGGCAGTTCTTCGTCACGAGCATCTTCGAGCGGGACTACCCCATGATCATGGCCCTGACCCTGCTGGTCGCGGTGCTGATCGGAATCGTCTACCTGATTACGGACATCCTGTACGCGCTCGTGGATCCCCGGGTCAGATACGTTCGCGGGAGCAAGTAATGGACAACGGTTCCCCGCGCTCGAAACGGACGTTCCGGGACTACCTGGGCATCTCGGCCCGCGGTTTCTGCATGGGGGTGGCCGATGTCGTACCCGGCGTGTCCGGGGGTACGATGGCCTTCATACTGGGCGTATACGAAGAGTTGCTCGACGCCGTGCACGCCGTCAACGCCAGGTTTCTGCGTTCGCTGGTGACCTTCCGGTTCGGCGATGCCTTCGACGGTTTCCCCCACCGGTTCCTGATCGCACTCGTCACCGGCATCTTCGTGGCCATTTTCAGCCTGGCCCAGTTTTTTGCCTGGGCGCTCGACCACCATCCCGTCCATGTCTGGGCCTTTTTCTTCGGGCTGGTGCTGGCGTCGATCATCACCGTGCGGGTGAAGGTGTCCCGCTGGACCGTGAAGGAAGCGCTCGCTTTACTGCTGGCGGCCGTCGCCGCCTTCGTCCTGGTGGGCGCCGTTCCGGTCGATACGCCCTCGGCCGCCTGGTTCGTCTTCCTGAGCGGGGCGATCGCCATCTGCGCGATGATCCTGCCCGGCATATCGGGCTCGTTCATCCTGGTCATCCTGGGGA includes:
- a CDS encoding DUF368 domain-containing protein, giving the protein MDNGSPRSKRTFRDYLGISARGFCMGVADVVPGVSGGTMAFILGVYEELLDAVHAVNARFLRSLVTFRFGDAFDGFPHRFLIALVTGIFVAIFSLAQFFAWALDHHPVHVWAFFFGLVLASIITVRVKVSRWTVKEALALLLAAVAAFVLVGAVPVDTPSAAWFVFLSGAIAICAMILPGISGSFILVILGKYQYMLTAVVERNFLPILIFGCGGILGLVFFARVLRWLLRRCHDVTVAALIGLMAGSLRKIWPWKEVEENVLPASLSGEVLLSIGLGIAGCAIVVIIERLASRRSAGATED
- a CDS encoding ABC transporter permease; protein product: MFRYIVYRIVGLVGVLFLVTVITFSLMHAVPGGPFDEEKMPLSAEAKANILRKYGLDRPLYEQYGRYMWNALQFDFGIPFQSPGETVTDLIARTWPISMQLGGMGLAVAFSFGILLGILSAIRQNTWVDYGTTVIATLGITVPSFAISILFIVLFATIWRVLPTGGWGGPETWIMPVIVYALGPMAIVARYTRSSILENLRMDYVRTARAKGLKERSVLFIHVLKNSLIPLLTIMGPMLPGVMTGSLFVEGIFRIPGLGQFFVTSIFERDYPMIMALTLLVAVLIGIVYLITDILYALVDPRVRYVRGSK